One region of Lathamus discolor isolate bLatDis1 chromosome 2, bLatDis1.hap1, whole genome shotgun sequence genomic DNA includes:
- the LOC136008368 gene encoding serpin B11-like isoform X1: MGSISRPVTEFCLDLYNKLNRNAENTNIVFSPMSISVALALVHLGARNNTAAQIEEVLHARKATGRTSLGSDPESAETEPEGSQEKQLSPSQCNKDGDLNHKEFQALLLQLQNLGERYVLTLANNLFIQQGFELQQQFLTCSEELYGAMLQTVDFHGAVEAARIKINTWVESETQGKIKELFAPGVIDVHALLVLVNVIYFKASWEHKFEEQKTVQRDFKLNQNEKKPVQMMYQKGTFKLGYIEEMGAQVLELPYAQKTLSMIVLLPGDMADGSTSGLEQIESTMTYENLTLWASSEHMFETTVEVYLPRFKLEGTFSLNEVLQEMGMTDVFNESKADLSAMSFAKSLVLSNVVHKTYMEVNEEGTVAAAGTAAAIVRRSLPLKEVFMADHPFLFFIRHNPTNTILFFGKLCSP, encoded by the exons ATGGGCTCCATTTCTAGACCAGTTACTGAGTTTTGCCTTGATCTCTACAATAAGCtcaacagaaatgcagagaacACAAATATCGTCTTTTCTCCAATGAGCATCTCTGTTGCCCTGGCTCTGGTCCATCTAGGTGCAAGAAACAACACTGCTGCTCAGATAGAAGAA GTGCTCCATGCCAGGAAAGCTACAGGAAGAACGAGCCTTGGATCTGATCCTGAGAGCGCAGAAACAGAGCCAGAAGGAAGCCAGGAGAAACAGCTTTCCCCCTCACAG TGTAATAAGGATGGAGACCTCAACCATAAAGAGTTCCAGGCACTGCTTTTACAACTACAAAACCTTGGCGAAAGATATGTTTTAACTCTTGCCAACAATCTCTTTATACAACAAGGATTTGAACTCCAGCAG CAATTTCTAACGTGCTCTGAGGAGCTATATGGAGCAATGCTACAAACAGTAGACTTTCATGGTGCTGTTGAAGCTGCCAGAATAAAAATCAACACTTGGGTTGAAAGTGAGACACAAG GTAAAATCAAGGAACTCTTTGCTCCTGGTGTGATTGATGTACATGCATTGCTGGTGCTGGTGAATGTAATCTACTTCAAAGCATCCTGGGAGCACAAGTTTGAGGAACAAAAAACAGTACAAAGAGACTTTAAACTGAATCAG AATGAGAAAAAACCTGTGCAGATGATGTATCAGAAAGGAACATTTAAATTAGGCTACATTGAGGAGATGGGTGCTCAGGTCCTTGAACTCCCTTATGCTCAGAAGACACTGAGCATGATCGTCCTGCTGCCAGGTGATATGGCTGATGGATCTACCAGTGGGCTGGAGCAG ATTGAAAGCACAATGACTTATGAAAATTTAACGCTGTGGGCCTCTTCAGAGCACATGTTTGAGACAACAGTAGAGGTATACCTCCCCCGATTCAAGCTTGAAGGCACCTTTAGCCTCAATGAGGTATTACAAGAGATGGGGATGACCGACGTCTTCAATGAATCAAAAGCTGACCTTTCTGCAATGTCATTTGCAAAGTCTCTGGTACTGTCAAATGTTGTCCATAAGACATACATGGAAGTCAATGAGGAAGGCACTGTAGCAGCAGCCGGTACAGCAGCTGCCATTGTGAGGCGATCTCTTCCTCTCAAGGAGGTTTTTATGGCTGACCACCCTTTCTTGTTCTTTATTAGACACAATCCTACTAATACCATTCTTTTCTTTGGCAAACTCTGCTCACCTTAA
- the SERPINB5 gene encoding serpin B5: MTMDALQLANTAFAVDMFKKLCEKDKTANIIFSPLCTSTSLALAYKATKGDTADQMKQVLHLKDVKDVSFGFQTITSDVSKLSSFFALKMVKRLFVDKSLNPTTDFVNSTKRPFPSELELVEFKEKPEETRQKINKSLSELTDGKMENILNEDSVNDQTQILLVNAAYFITNWMKKFPEAEIKECPFKVNKTETKPVQMMNLEATFCLGYVKELNVAILELPCLNKHISMLIMLPKEIEDETTGLEKLEKALTPETLLQWTNPSMMANTKVNVFLPKFSVEGDYDLKPLLESLGMTSVFNENASDFSEMCETKGVVMSKIIHKVSLEVNEQGGESLEVPGYRILQHKDEFKADHPFIFLFRHNKTRNVILSGRFCSP; the protein is encoded by the exons atgACAATGGATGCTCTGCAACTAGCGAACACCGCCTTTGCAGTTGATATGTTCAAAAAACTATGTGAGAAGGACAAAACAGCCAATATTATATTTTCCCCACTGTGTACCTCAACATCTCTGGCTCTGGCATATAAAGCTACAAAAGGTGATACTGCAGACCAAATGAAACAG GTACTCCATTTAAAAGATGTCAAAGATGTTTCTTTCGGGTTTCAAACAATAACTTCAGACGTTTCCAAACTCAGCTCTTTCTTTGCACTGAAAATGGTCAAACGGCTCTTTGTAGACAAGTCTCTTAATCCTACCACA GACTTTGTCAACTCTACAAAGAGGCCTTTTCCATCTGAACTGGAATTAGTGGAGTTCAAAGAAAAACCCGAGGAAACCCGGCAGAAGATCAACAAATCTCTTTCAGAGCTAACTGATG GCAAAATGGAGAATATTTTGAATGAGGATAGTGTAAATGACCAGACTCAGATCCTCCTAGTTAATGCAGCTTATTTCATCACAAATTGGATGAAGAAGTTTCCAGAGGCAGAGATCAAAGAATGTCCTTTTAAAGTCAACAAG aCTGAAACTAAACCAGTGCAGATGATGAATCTGGAAGCTACTTTTTGCCTGGGCTATGTAAAAGAATTAAATGTTGCCATCCTTGAGTTGCCATGCCTTAACAAACATATAAGCATGCTCATTATGCTGCCCAAAGAGATTGAAGATGAGACCACTGGCTTGGAGAAG CTGGAAAAGGCACTCACTCCAGAGACATTATTACAGTGGACCAATCCCAGCATGATGGCCAACACCAAAGTGAATGTATTTCTCCCAAAGTTTAGCGTGGAAGGTGATTATGATCTGAAGCCACTTCTGGAAAGCCTGGGAATGACAAGTGTCTTCAATGAGAATGCATCCGATTTCTCTGAGATGTGTGAGACCAAAGGTGTGGTTATGTCAAAAATCATCCATAAAGTCTCTTTGGAAGTAAATGAACAAGGTGGCGAGTCACTAGAGGTACCAGGATATCGGATTCTGCAACACAAAGATGAATTTAAAGCTGACCATccatttatctttttgtttAGGCACAACAAAACCCGCAATGTGATTCTTTCAGGCCGGTTCTGTTCTCCTTAA
- the LOC136008368 gene encoding serpin B12-like isoform X2, with the protein MMYQKGTFKLGYIEEMGAQVLELPYAQKTLSMIVLLPGDMADGSTSGLEQIESTMTYENLTLWASSEHMFETTVEVYLPRFKLEGTFSLNEVLQEMGMTDVFNESKADLSAMSFAKSLVLSNVVHKTYMEVNEEGTVAAAGTAAAIVRRSLPLKEVFMADHPFLFFIRHNPTNTILFFGKLCSP; encoded by the exons ATGATGTATCAGAAAGGAACATTTAAATTAGGCTACATTGAGGAGATGGGTGCTCAGGTCCTTGAACTCCCTTATGCTCAGAAGACACTGAGCATGATCGTCCTGCTGCCAGGTGATATGGCTGATGGATCTACCAGTGGGCTGGAGCAG ATTGAAAGCACAATGACTTATGAAAATTTAACGCTGTGGGCCTCTTCAGAGCACATGTTTGAGACAACAGTAGAGGTATACCTCCCCCGATTCAAGCTTGAAGGCACCTTTAGCCTCAATGAGGTATTACAAGAGATGGGGATGACCGACGTCTTCAATGAATCAAAAGCTGACCTTTCTGCAATGTCATTTGCAAAGTCTCTGGTACTGTCAAATGTTGTCCATAAGACATACATGGAAGTCAATGAGGAAGGCACTGTAGCAGCAGCCGGTACAGCAGCTGCCATTGTGAGGCGATCTCTTCCTCTCAAGGAGGTTTTTATGGCTGACCACCCTTTCTTGTTCTTTATTAGACACAATCCTACTAATACCATTCTTTTCTTTGGCAAACTCTGCTCACCTTAA